The region ggggggtcGTGATCGGGCCCCACCTGCCACAGTGCACCACCACGGCCACCAGGTCGTACATGCGGTCCGGGTTAGTAGCGTCTCCCGACGTGTTGAAGAGACGCAGCTCCAAAGGGAAGACCACGCGGTAGGACAGTTTGGTGTAGCGGTGAAGCTGGTCCATGTATTTGAAGCGCTTCAGGTGCAGCGCCAGGATCATGGGCAACTTCTTCACCCTCATCCTGAGTAGAGGAAATCTGTTAACGCAACAATCGGCCACAACCGAGGAAGAGCAGCCGACCGACCTTTTCTGGGCTTCCTGTTTGCTGCGGCACTGCTCGCAGTAGTACTTGTACTCGCTGCACAGAGTCTCCGTGTTGCTGAAGCCCCTGCGAGGAGACGGCCACATAGCCAAGGTCACATGGGCTCTAGATCTACCTTAAGATCTCAGTACTCGTCTGCTCTTTGTCTGTAAATTAGCCAATTCATTGTACCAGTAGAACCATATTACAactactgctttttttttccaccactcgttaaaaatgtcaaaattaaatcaatAACTATTTTGATAATCGGTTAATCATGCATAGCCATTTTGAacttaaaattgtccaaatcctccTACTGTCACCCTCTTAAAATTAACAGAAATTTTATTAGAATAATCGATTCTGGAAAATTTTCAATTGACAGCCCTCCTCCGTCGGAGTTGTTCTACGGGTGCAATAAAGAGTGCAACTGTTTATCCCGCAGGAGGACTAAATGCCCAGAGGTTCCCGTCAGTCACCTGAGGCAgtgagtgatggatgtgttctGCTCCACGTCCACCGACAAATCCAGGAAGTCTTCATCCTTGCTGCTTACCTGCAACACcagtgtgacatcatcaacatCTTCCACACGTGCGCTCGGTGGTGGAGCCAAGGTGATCCCTGATTTCATGTCGCTCACCGCTTCGCAGTTAAGGCAACGTGTCTCGTTGGTTAGCGTTCCTTGGAAGATCTCGTGGACCCACGTCGGCTGCGTCTCCTTCTCACCTTCACCCTCTCCACTTCCCCCTCCCCCTACTACTACTACCTCACCACCACCTGCTCCTCCATTCTGGACCAACTTTCCGTTCTGCTGCCCCTCCTGGCTCGTCTCCTCCTGGAGCAGGTCTGCGATGGTGTTGAGGAGGTAGTTGAGGAACTCGTGGGCATCTTGCTGCATGTAGTTGTCAAACAATTCTGCGCGGAGAAGATGGCACACGGTCAGGTCTGTTTTAGTCCAAAGTCCACGGGATAAAAAGGGGTCAACCATTTTCCTTCCTCAGGCGCGAGATAAATTTCTTAGGAGGGATGACTCCCACTTTCTTCTTCTGTGTGGCAATGCTGTTGAACAAGTCAGCCAGGCAAGTGAGGAGAGACTCCTTGCGACGGGGCTGCACCTGCAAACTGAGAAGTGAGCCCGAGCGGAACTCCGCTAGCCCCACCGTACCCCGATTTACCTTGTAGGCCAAAACTTTCTCCCTGAATGGCCGACAGAAGTAGAGAGCCTGCAGCACCGAGTTACAGTAGCAAGTGTTGCCAAACTAGGGAACAGACAGAGAAGATTGTTGCGGCAAATTGCATTGGAAAATGGAGACAAAAGCTGTCGATACTGACGTTGACCAAGCCAAAGTAGTGCTCATTCACAGGAAACTGTTCTGGTCCAATCTCCTTCTCCAAAGCAGAGGCATTGGCGCCCTGTGGAGGGGAAAAATTGCAGGAGAAGATATAATGAAGAATCAAGTTTTACTCCGGTGTGAGGATTTTCCATGGGCGATATCACTTCTTTAAAGTCAAAGCTCAATTCCTCCAGAAAAGCCTCCGAGTTTAGCTATTATTGACTTGTAAGAAGCGCAACACAGGTTGTCCGTACAGTCTGCCATTGAGAATTGAATCTCACTGAACGTCATTGGCATAGATA is a window of Syngnathus typhle isolate RoL2023-S1 ecotype Sweden linkage group LG1, RoL_Styp_1.0, whole genome shotgun sequence DNA encoding:
- the usp12b gene encoding ubiquitin carboxyl-terminal hydrolase 12, which encodes MEILMTVRKIASICTMGANASALEKEIGPEQFPVNEHYFGLVNFGNTCYCNSVLQALYFCRPFREKVLAYKVQPRRKESLLTCLADLFNSIATQKKKVGVIPPKKFISRLRKENELFDNYMQQDAHEFLNYLLNTIADLLQEETSQEGQQNGKLVQNGGAGGGEVVVVGGGGSGEGEGEKETQPTWVHEIFQGTLTNETRCLNCEAVSSKDEDFLDLSVDVEQNTSITHCLRGFSNTETLCSEYKYYCEQCRSKQEAQKRMRVKKLPMILALHLKRFKYMDQLHRYTKLSYRVVFPLELRLFNTSGDATNPDRMYDLVAVVVHCGSGPNRGHYITIVKSHGFWLLFDDDIVEKIDAQAIEEFYGLTSDISKNSESGYILFYQSRD